The Eublepharis macularius isolate TG4126 chromosome 3, MPM_Emac_v1.0, whole genome shotgun sequence genome has a window encoding:
- the LRRC51 gene encoding leucine-rich repeat-containing protein 51 isoform X4 — MCGAGAGKVSEGAGGRRCPTREMCTRWSHNKAHMQAPPMDFSFRGISFMQDLLTEEPRPGLKPIKQTQEGRLLTQAIRLNNNTLNDLTEFTDIMKQLLERPEDIYWIDLSFNDLPSIDPVLTTYYNLRTLNLHGNSIHNLSEVDKLAVLPHLRSLTLHGNPIEEEKGYSGVTKLDRSTAAVWRRMNIKPKKVRKRLSDY; from the exons CCCAACCAGAGAGATGTGCACACGGTGGAGTCACAATAAGGCACACATGCAGGCTCCGCCCATGGACTTCTCCTTCCGAGGGATCAGCTTCATGCAAG ACCTGCTGACAGAGGAGCCGCGCCCCGGCTTAAAGCCCATCAAGCAGACGCAAGAAGGCCGGCTGCTGACCCAAGCCATCCGTCTCAATAACAACACCCTCAACGACCTCACCGAGTTCACAGACATCATGAAGCAGCTGTTGGAGCGTCCAGAAGATATCTACTGGATCGACCTCTCCTTCAACGACCTGCCCAGCATTGACCCG GTGCTGACCACCTACTACAACCTCCGCACCCTCAACCTCCATGGAAACAGCATCCACAACCTATCAGAAGTTGACAAACTGGCCGTGCTTCCCCACCTGCGCAGCCTCACGCTCCACGGCAACCCCATCGAAGAGGAGAAGGGCTACAG TGGCGTCACGAAGCTCGACCGCTCCACTGCTGCTGTGTGGCGCCGCATGAACATTAAGCCCAAGAAGGTCCGGAAGAGACTGAGCGACTACTGA
- the LAMTOR1 gene encoding ragulator complex protein LAMTOR1 isoform X2 has product MPMIELPGEESKPLLQPATSPPNKSLNGTESNCYSLPSARTDEQALLSSILAKTAINIIDVSAADSQGMEQHEYMDRARQYSTRLAMLSSNLMHWKKLPPLPSLTNQPHQVLASDPVPFADLQQVSRIAAYAFSALSQIRVDAKEELVVQFGIP; this is encoded by the exons ATGCCGATGATAGAGCTGCCA GGGGAGGAATCGAAGCCCCTTCTGCAACCTGCCACCAGCCCACCCAACAAGTCCTTAAATGGAACAGAGTCCAACTGCTACAGCCTGCCTTCAGCCCGGACAGATGAGCAAGCTCTGCTATCGTCCATCCTTGCCAAGACAGCCAT CAACATCATTGATGTTTCAGCTGCGGATTCGCAGGGCATGGAACAACACGAATACATGGACAGGGCCCGGCAATACAG CACGCGGCTGGCCATGCTGAGTAGCAACCTGATGCACTGGAagaagctccctcccctcccgtcGCTGACCAACCAGCCCCACCAAGTGCTCGCTAGCGACCCGGTGCCCTTCGCAGACTTGCAGCAG GTCTCTCGGATAGCTGCGTACGCCTTCAGTGCCCTTTCCCAGATCCGGGTGGATGCGAAAGAAGAGCTGGTTGTACAGTTTGGGATCCCATGA
- the LRRC51 gene encoding leucine-rich repeat-containing protein 51 isoform X3 produces the protein MCGAGAGKVSEGAGGRRCPTREMCTRWSHNKAHMQAPPMDFSFRGISFMQDLLTEEPRPGLKPIKQTQEGRLLTQAIRLNNNTLNDLTEFTDIMKQLLERPEDIYWIDLSFNDLPSIDPVLTTYYNLRTLNLHGNSIHNLSEVDKLAVLPHLRSLTLHGNPIEEEKGYSHCRFTHTEEPCRPELWRKGSLHGHDCSFPESSAA, from the exons CCCAACCAGAGAGATGTGCACACGGTGGAGTCACAATAAGGCACACATGCAGGCTCCGCCCATGGACTTCTCCTTCCGAGGGATCAGCTTCATGCAAG ACCTGCTGACAGAGGAGCCGCGCCCCGGCTTAAAGCCCATCAAGCAGACGCAAGAAGGCCGGCTGCTGACCCAAGCCATCCGTCTCAATAACAACACCCTCAACGACCTCACCGAGTTCACAGACATCATGAAGCAGCTGTTGGAGCGTCCAGAAGATATCTACTGGATCGACCTCTCCTTCAACGACCTGCCCAGCATTGACCCG GTGCTGACCACCTACTACAACCTCCGCACCCTCAACCTCCATGGAAACAGCATCCACAACCTATCAGAAGTTGACAAACTGGCCGTGCTTCCCCACCTGCGCAGCCTCACGCTCCACGGCAACCCCATCGAAGAGGAGAAGGGCTACAG CCACTGTAGGTTCACCCACACAGAGGAGCCGTGCCGGCCAGAGCTGTGGAGGAAGGGGTCCTTGCATGGCCACGACTGCTCATTTCCAGAGAGTTCCGCTGCATAA
- the LAMTOR1 gene encoding ragulator complex protein LAMTOR1 isoform X1: protein MGCCYSSENEASNEGEESKPLLQPATSPPNKSLNGTESNCYSLPSARTDEQALLSSILAKTAINIIDVSAADSQGMEQHEYMDRARQYSTRLAMLSSNLMHWKKLPPLPSLTNQPHQVLASDPVPFADLQQVSRIAAYAFSALSQIRVDAKEELVVQFGIP, encoded by the exons ATGGGGTGTTGCTACAGCAGCGAGAACGAGGCCTCGAACGAG GGGGAGGAATCGAAGCCCCTTCTGCAACCTGCCACCAGCCCACCCAACAAGTCCTTAAATGGAACAGAGTCCAACTGCTACAGCCTGCCTTCAGCCCGGACAGATGAGCAAGCTCTGCTATCGTCCATCCTTGCCAAGACAGCCAT CAACATCATTGATGTTTCAGCTGCGGATTCGCAGGGCATGGAACAACACGAATACATGGACAGGGCCCGGCAATACAG CACGCGGCTGGCCATGCTGAGTAGCAACCTGATGCACTGGAagaagctccctcccctcccgtcGCTGACCAACCAGCCCCACCAAGTGCTCGCTAGCGACCCGGTGCCCTTCGCAGACTTGCAGCAG GTCTCTCGGATAGCTGCGTACGCCTTCAGTGCCCTTTCCCAGATCCGGGTGGATGCGAAAGAAGAGCTGGTTGTACAGTTTGGGATCCCATGA
- the LRRC51 gene encoding leucine-rich repeat-containing protein 51 isoform X1, producing the protein MCGAGAGKVSEGAGGRRCPTREMCTRWSHNKAHMQAPPMDFSFRGISFMQDLLTEEPRPGLKPIKQTQEGRLLTQAIRLNNNTLNDLTEFTDIMKQLLERPEDIYWIDLSFNDLPSIDPVLTTYYNLRTLNLHGNSIHNLSEVDKLAVLPHLRSLTLHGNPIEEEKGYSSLDSHALPPPSQPSESSRLVLLDQHRCVQAQWRLARLSSFSYAQGPTEATLPLPLPVTPSHCRFTHTEEPCRPELWRKGSLHGHDCSFPESSAA; encoded by the exons CCCAACCAGAGAGATGTGCACACGGTGGAGTCACAATAAGGCACACATGCAGGCTCCGCCCATGGACTTCTCCTTCCGAGGGATCAGCTTCATGCAAG ACCTGCTGACAGAGGAGCCGCGCCCCGGCTTAAAGCCCATCAAGCAGACGCAAGAAGGCCGGCTGCTGACCCAAGCCATCCGTCTCAATAACAACACCCTCAACGACCTCACCGAGTTCACAGACATCATGAAGCAGCTGTTGGAGCGTCCAGAAGATATCTACTGGATCGACCTCTCCTTCAACGACCTGCCCAGCATTGACCCG GTGCTGACCACCTACTACAACCTCCGCACCCTCAACCTCCATGGAAACAGCATCCACAACCTATCAGAAGTTGACAAACTGGCCGTGCTTCCCCACCTGCGCAGCCTCACGCTCCACGGCAACCCCATCGAAGAGGAGAAGGGCTACAG CAGCTTGGATTCCCatgccctgcccccaccttccCAGCCCTCGGAAAGTAGTAGACTCGTCTTGCTTGACCAGCACCGTTGTGTCCAAGCACAGTGGAGACTTGCCAGGTTGTCCAGTTTCTCCTATGCCCAGGGCCCCACCGAAGCCACACTGCcgcttcctcttcctgtgacacCCAGCCACTGTAGGTTCACCCACACAGAGGAGCCGTGCCGGCCAGAGCTGTGGAGGAAGGGGTCCTTGCATGGCCACGACTGCTCATTTCCAGAGAGTTCCGCTGCATAA
- the LRRC51 gene encoding leucine-rich repeat-containing protein 51 isoform X2, with the protein MCGAGAGKVSEGAGGRRCPTREMCTRWSHNKAHMQAPPMDFSFRGISFMQDLLTEEPRPGLKPIKQTQEGRLLTQAIRLNNNTLNDLTEFTDIMKQLLERPEDIYWIDLSFNDLPSIDPVLTTYYNLRTLNLHGNSIHNLSEVDKLAVLPHLRSLTLHGNPIEEEKGYRSYVVSTLPQLKSFDFSGVTKLDRSTAAVWRRMNIKPKKVRKRLSDY; encoded by the exons CCCAACCAGAGAGATGTGCACACGGTGGAGTCACAATAAGGCACACATGCAGGCTCCGCCCATGGACTTCTCCTTCCGAGGGATCAGCTTCATGCAAG ACCTGCTGACAGAGGAGCCGCGCCCCGGCTTAAAGCCCATCAAGCAGACGCAAGAAGGCCGGCTGCTGACCCAAGCCATCCGTCTCAATAACAACACCCTCAACGACCTCACCGAGTTCACAGACATCATGAAGCAGCTGTTGGAGCGTCCAGAAGATATCTACTGGATCGACCTCTCCTTCAACGACCTGCCCAGCATTGACCCG GTGCTGACCACCTACTACAACCTCCGCACCCTCAACCTCCATGGAAACAGCATCCACAACCTATCAGAAGTTGACAAACTGGCCGTGCTTCCCCACCTGCGCAGCCTCACGCTCCACGGCAACCCCATCGAAGAGGAGAAGGGCTACAG GAGCTACGTCGTCTCCACCCTGCCCCAACTGAAGTCCTTTGATTTCAGTGGCGTCACGAAGCTCGACCGCTCCACTGCTGCTGTGTGGCGCCGCATGAACATTAAGCCCAAGAAGGTCCGGAAGAGACTGAGCGACTACTGA